The Streptomyces sp. NBC_01268 genome window below encodes:
- a CDS encoding cobalamin B12-binding domain-containing protein codes for MHPSYSPDSDSPRRVLLTTGSSDAHTWNLVHLQLFLEEHGHSVLNLGPCVPERLLVDTARMTNPDLVVLSSVNGHGHQDGLRAARALRADRRTQDIPMVIGGLLGISPEGAEQRTAELLDAGYDEVYPDGTAPTALLRRLGETGRTPAVPAARPRGACTGRAAA; via the coding sequence ATGCACCCCTCGTACAGTCCGGACAGCGACAGTCCGCGCCGGGTCCTGCTCACCACCGGATCGTCCGACGCGCACACCTGGAACCTCGTCCACCTCCAGCTGTTCCTGGAGGAGCACGGGCACTCCGTGCTCAACCTCGGACCGTGCGTGCCCGAGCGGCTGCTCGTCGACACCGCCCGGATGACCAACCCCGACCTGGTCGTCCTGTCCTCCGTCAACGGACACGGCCACCAGGACGGCCTGCGCGCCGCGCGGGCCCTGCGCGCGGACCGGCGCACCCAGGACATCCCGATGGTCATCGGCGGCCTCCTCGGCATCTCGCCCGAGGGCGCCGAACAGCGCACCGCCGAACTCCTCGACGCCGGATACGACGAGGTGTACCCCGACGGCACCGCCCCCACCGCCCTGCTGCGGCGGCTCGGTGAGACCGGCAGGACGCCCGCGGTGCCGGCCGCCAGGCCGAGAGGCGCGTGTACCGGGCGGGCCGCGGCGTGA